The window CGTGCCTACCGTCGGAACACAGGTACGACGGGGAGGTCAGGACATGGCGGTACGGGGCCGTCGGGCGACCGACGACGGCCGTCGGGCGGCGCGGGACGAAGTCCTGGTGCGGGTCGGCGATCTGACGGGACGACAACGCGGCACGGGCTTCGTCGCCGACCACCACGGCACGGTCGTCACCAGCCACGAGGCGGTGGACGGACTGGCCCGCATCGTGGTGCACGCCACCGGCGACCGCGTCTGTGTGGTGACCTCCGACGCGGTGACTGCGCTGCCCGCCCTCGATCTCGCGCTCATCCGCACCGAGGGGCTGTGCGTGGACCCGCTGCCCTTCGCCCTGCGGGACGAGGTCGCGACGGGCGCGTACGTCCGCATCGCGGCCGGCGGCTGGCGCGAGGCACGGGTGCTGGGCACGGCGGACGTCACGTACACGGCGACCGACGGTTTCCATCTGCTGCGCGGCGCCCTGGAGTTGGCGATCGGGACGGCCGGGAGCGAGGCGCTGCGACTGGGCGGGGGCGCGGCCGGCGGACCGGTTCTCGACGTGACCACCGGCGCCGTGGTGGGCGTGCTCGGCACGGCCCTTCAGGCACCGCACCGCACCACCGGTTTCGCCGTGCCCCTGCGCGACTGGCGGGCCGAGCGGCCACTGGCCGAGCTGCTCGCCCGCAACGCGGCGACCGTGGGCGCGTACGGCACCGATCTCAACCTGGCCGGGGTGCTGGAGCTCACGGCCACCACCGTGGGGTCGGACGGGCCGGGGGCGGGAGCCGGAGCCGTCGCGGCGGCCGGTGCCGACCCGGTCGAACGCGTCGATGTCGTAAGGGAGTTCACCGCCTTCGCCGACGGCTCCGCCACGGTCCTCGGCCTCGTCGGCCCACCCGGCAGCGGGCGTACGACGGAGCTGGCCGCCCTCGCCGCCCGGCGCGGCCGGGGCCCCGAGCCCGCGCCCACACTGTGGCTCCGCGGCGCCGACCTCCTGTCCGACGACGACTCCGTGGCGGACGCGGCACGACGCGCGCTGGAGCGGGCCGGGCGGATCGTGGCCGCGTCGGCGGGGTACGGGGGCGGGGCGTCGGCGGCGTTCGCGGCCTCGGCGGCCCCGCAGGGGTCCGGGGCGCCAGGGGCTTGTGCAGCCGCGGAGGACGGGCTCGGTGCGGCGGGAGGGTCCTCGTCCGGCCGGTACGACGGTGAGCTGGGGGACATCCGGCCCGAGCGGCTCGCCCGGCTCGCCGTGGCGGAGGGACGGCCCCTGCTGCTGCTTCTCGACGGGCCCGAGGAGATGCCGCCGACGCTCGCGCACCGGCTGGCCGAGTGGACCGCCGGGACGGCACGGTGGCTGCGGGAGAACGGGGCTCGGCTCGTGGTGGCCTGCCGCGCCGAGTACTGGGAGCGGGCCGGGGCGCAGTTCCCGGCGGAGCTGCTGCACGGCGAGGCGGCCGGCGGAGAGGAGCAGTCGCTGCCCGCCTGCGTACGGCTGGGCGACCTGACGGAGAGCGAGGCCCGGCGGGCCCGGCTCCGGTACGGGCTCCCGGAGGACGCGCTCGCCGGGCCCGACGCCCGGCACCCGCTCACCCTGCGGCTCCTGTCCGAGGTACGGGCGGCGCTCCCGGCCACCCCGGGCGGGCGGCCCGGCGAGGATGGCGCCCTCGCCGGGCCGCACCACGCCGCGGCACCCTCCGCCCGCGCGGAAGCCTCCCGCGCGCCCTCGGGACGGCCCGGCCGGGACGAGGTGCTGGGTGCCTACCTGGATCTGATGTGTCTGCGCGTCGCCGTGCGGCTCGCCGCGGTGAACGGAGTGCGGGGGACTGCCGTGCGGCGGCTCGCGGCGCAGGTCTCCGGGCAGGTGCACGAGGCGGCCCGGCGATGTCTGGGCCCCGGCCAGGGAGAGCTGGACCGGACCGCGTTCGAGGCGGTGTTCCCCTGGGGACCGGTGCCGGGGCGGCGGCTCGGCGGCACCACCGGCTGGGCCTCGGCCGTGCTCACCGAGGGACTGCTCGTCCCGGCGGGCGACGGCTACCGCTTCGCCCACGAGGAGCTGGCCGACTGGATCCAGGGCGCCCATCTGGACCTCGACGCGGCCCTGCACGCGCTGGTGCACCGGGGCTGGGTCGCGCAGGCCGAGGCACGGCGCGGCTGGGCCACGATGCCCTCGCAGGCCCGTGTCCGCCGCCACGCCCGCCGGGCCACCCGCAACCTCCCCGTGCCCCGCCACCGCGTCGGCCCCGTCGTCCACGCCCTGCTCCTCCTCGCCCGGCAGCAGGGCCCCACCGAACTCGCCGGGCGCCTGGAGGAGTTGCTGGACGCCCTGGACGCACTGCTGCCGCCGGGCTCCCCGGCCCCCGACGACCCCACCTGGTGGGCCACCCGCCTCCTGTCCGAGGTGCTGCTCCGGGTGCCCGACGCGACGCCGTACACCCGGGTCCTGCGCTTCCTCACCGAGCGGATCGGGGCCTGGCGGGCCCAGGGCCGGGGCGTGCCGGGGGAGTTCGGGCCGGACTTCTGGGCGGCCCTGCCGTTGCCCGAGGCGGAACGGTTCGACCTGCTGCGACGCCTGGTCGTCGCCGACCCGGCCACCGGCGAGGGGCCCCGCTACCTCGACGTGGTCTCCCGGCTCCTCGCGGCCCACCCCGCCGCCGTGCAACCGCTGCTCACCCGCTGGTTCCTCGACGACACCCCGCTGGTCGCGACCCCCGACGCCACCGTGGCGACGGCCGCGCAGGCGCTGCTGCACACCCATCGGCGACGCGCCCCGGACGACCTCACCGAGGCGCTGGTCGACAGTGCGCACCGGCGCGGCGACGAACTGCTCGCGGTGCTCTCCGAGGAGGAACCCTCGGCGGTGTGCCGGGCCGTCGACCGGTGGGCGCACGACGACCGCCCGGCCCGGCGGGTCGCCGGGCTCGCGTACGGACTGCGGACCGCTCCGCACGTGGACACGGAGGCCGACCGCGGGCTGCTCCGCCACGCGGCGCTCGCCCTGCTGGGCCGCCCGGCCGATGTCACCCTGCACA is drawn from Streptomyces bottropensis ATCC 25435 and contains these coding sequences:
- a CDS encoding trypsin-like peptidase domain-containing protein, whose product is MAVRGRRATDDGRRAARDEVLVRVGDLTGRQRGTGFVADHHGTVVTSHEAVDGLARIVVHATGDRVCVVTSDAVTALPALDLALIRTEGLCVDPLPFALRDEVATGAYVRIAAGGWREARVLGTADVTYTATDGFHLLRGALELAIGTAGSEALRLGGGAAGGPVLDVTTGAVVGVLGTALQAPHRTTGFAVPLRDWRAERPLAELLARNAATVGAYGTDLNLAGVLELTATTVGSDGPGAGAGAVAAAGADPVERVDVVREFTAFADGSATVLGLVGPPGSGRTTELAALAARRGRGPEPAPTLWLRGADLLSDDDSVADAARRALERAGRIVAASAGYGGGASAAFAASAAPQGSGAPGACAAAEDGLGAAGGSSSGRYDGELGDIRPERLARLAVAEGRPLLLLLDGPEEMPPTLAHRLAEWTAGTARWLRENGARLVVACRAEYWERAGAQFPAELLHGEAAGGEEQSLPACVRLGDLTESEARRARLRYGLPEDALAGPDARHPLTLRLLSEVRAALPATPGGRPGEDGALAGPHHAAAPSARAEASRAPSGRPGRDEVLGAYLDLMCLRVAVRLAAVNGVRGTAVRRLAAQVSGQVHEAARRCLGPGQGELDRTAFEAVFPWGPVPGRRLGGTTGWASAVLTEGLLVPAGDGYRFAHEELADWIQGAHLDLDAALHALVHRGWVAQAEARRGWATMPSQARVRRHARRATRNLPVPRHRVGPVVHALLLLARQQGPTELAGRLEELLDALDALLPPGSPAPDDPTWWATRLLSEVLLRVPDATPYTRVLRFLTERIGAWRAQGRGVPGEFGPDFWAALPLPEAERFDLLRRLVVADPATGEGPRYLDVVSRLLAAHPAAVQPLLTRWFLDDTPLVATPDATVATAAQALLHTHRRRAPDDLTEALVDSAHRRGDELLAVLSEEEPSAVCRAVDRWAHDDRPARRVAGLAYGLRTAPHVDTEADRGLLRHAALALLGRPADVTLHSGALALLVRDPLTRPRYLPQALERFAAGDPQLPASALVTALATHPDPVLDAFRARLRTPGAEGADGEALRTLAEVTTPGLARRVTVLVREVVERRPEVAGHVAAYVDRRLEHGQGTRAVLFPLLSGLIVDGPVQVRAALAAVFAEPGTPASGPLRRELLDLVMATERDPSVLDALLRAAAARGVTTDAEGTEGAEGMVGTSDAAAARLLVHRVGLLLVRTPEGATRFDWALVDLARHVPGFAGLVAGWLSGTPEEWAAVVGPSTRRMIENLAGVQGVRVPA